TCTTATGAAAATGCATTTGAACAAGCTGTTGAACGCAAAGTGATTGCTATTCAAAATGCTTCACAAGCTGAGAATAAAACCAAGCAAATTGAAGAAGAAGCCAAACAAAAATTAATTTCAGCAAAGGCTGAAGCGGAGTCTATGTCTATTAGAGCAAGGGCTTTAACCCAAAATAAAAGTTTGGTAGAGTATGAAGCAGTACAAAAATGGGATGGTAAGCTACCTCAATACATGATGGGCAACAGCGTTCCATTTATCAGTATGAAATAGCTTTATACAATGAGTATTTCTGCAACAGAGTTAACTCAATGTTTTTATATAAACAAGGTTATTAACGGTCTCTGGCAAGTTAGTGGTACTCATGGGCCGATTAACCCGATAAAAGCCTTGGCTCAGATGCATGATTTTTATGCAGTTGTTGTTGCTCGGTTGGGAGAATCAGACTATATTACTGAAACAAAAAAAATTAAACTAACGATTGATTGCTTGGGCTAGAAAAGGATACAAATCTGGATTGCTGGCAATGATTTCTTGCTTCCATAAATCGTTGATGGCTTGCCCGCTGTAATCAGTGGCAATACCACCGGCTTCTTTAACCAAAAGCATGCCAGCAGCAATATCCCAGGGTTTAAGTTTGAGTTCCCAAAAACCATCGAACACACCTTCAGCTACATAGGCAAGGTCTAAAGCAGCGGCACCTGTTCTTCGAACACATAAGCTGTTCAATTCTAAATGCTTAAATGTTTCTAAATTATTGTTTTTAGAAGTTCGACGGTCATAGGGGAAGCCGGTAACTAAAAAAGCTTGATCCAAGTTTTTAGTCTTGCTGACATGTATACGCTGTTTATTTTTGTAAGCACCTTGGCCTTTATGGGCAGTGTACCAGTGGTCCATGATGGGGTTAACGATCAACGCAAACTGAATGGCATTTTCATCATAAAAAGCCATCGATATTGCGAAGTAAGGAAACTTTTTGGAAAAATTGGTTGTGCCATCTAAAGGGTCTATGATCCAAGTGGGTTGGTTTTGGTATTGATTTTTATCCATACCATCTTCTTCAGCTAAAAACTGATGTTTGGGAAACACTTGTCTGAGAGTCTCAATGATGGCCTGTTGTGAATCAAGGTCAGCCTGGGTTACCAAATCAATATCACCTTTATGACGTATATTTAAGTCTTGATGATCAAAGTAGCGCTTTTGAATATCTTGAGCTTTGC
This window of the Oligoflexia bacterium genome carries:
- a CDS encoding inositol monophosphatase family protein, whose product is MNNMNEIEKYAFKAASKAQDIQKRYFDHQDLNIRHKGDIDLVTQADLDSQQAIIETLRQVFPKHQFLAEEDGMDKNQYQNQPTWIIDPLDGTTNFSKKFPYFAISMAFYDENAIQFALIVNPIMDHWYTAHKGQGAYKNKQRIHVSKTKNLDQAFLVTGFPYDRRTSKNNNLETFKHLELNSLCVRRTGAAALDLAYVAEGVFDGFWELKLKPWDIAAGMLLVKEAGGIATDYSGQAINDLWKQEIIASNPDLYPFLAQAINR